A stretch of Caenorhabditis elegans chromosome IV DNA encodes these proteins:
- the srz-72 gene encoding Serpentine Receptor, class Z (Predicted): METNDTEIFSEALPDLTDWFQNSYFAVFTSSILMSVVLFPLYAYVFKMNRKHDQETLLFPAVNHFYQMTRNTYFIYLSFICFFCLTFTHKHKGQYFNLAFPFLLYGLYTIAHVFSLLTFLLALQRLVLYFSPATEKYVIKVQKQMSKRFWILYAICIIKDLVFVMATYKGYQKSFQITCLIFFIIFNMLSLLSALLHIPIYLSVKKLSYLASAKSNTPQRFIIWQTATVVIFKCTYIPTFLAFLLGELSLLYLVLFSLSIDFFTTPLIVELSYIGCNKRNMKTFFTAFSFRKFIRVLFDMKPKVSVEPQRF; this comes from the exons ATGGAAACAAACGAtacggaaattttttctgaagcaCTTCCAGACTTAACGGACTGGTTTCAAAATTCCTACTTTGCAGTTTTTACTTCTAGCATCTTAATGTCCGTGGTACTTTTTCCGCTTTATGCGTATGTGtttaaaatgaatagaaaacaTGATCAAGag ACGCTTCTATTTCCAGCAGTGaatcatttttatcaaatgaCAAGAAACACCTACTTTATATACCTGtcttttatttgttttttctgccTAACGTTTACTCACAA GCACAAAGGCCAGTACTTTAATTTAGCATTCCCATTCTTATTGTATGGCCTCTATACCATCGCACATGTGTTCTCCCTTTTAACATTCCTCCTGGCTCTCCAAAGATTAGTGTTATATTTTTCTCCAGCAACTGAGAAATATGTGATAAAAGTACAGAAGCAAATGTCTAAacgtttttggattttatatGCAATTTGTATTATCAAGGACCTTGTATTTGTGATGGCGACTTATAAAggctatcaaaaaagttttcaaataacttgTCTT atttttttcattatcttCAATATGTTATCTTTACTATCAGCATTATTACATATTCCAATATATTTGAGCGTTAAAAAGCTATCCTACTTAGCATCAGCAAAGAGTAATACACCACAAAGGTTTATAATCTGGCAGACGGCGACTGTTGTGATTTTTAAATGC ACGTACATTCCAACTTTTCTCGCGTTTTTGTTAGGTGAACTCAGTTTGCTATACTTGGTTTTGTTTTCACTTTCTATTGATTTCTTTACGACACCATTGATCGTGGAACTATCTTATATCGGATGCAATAAGCGgaatatgaaaactttttttacggcttttagttttcgaaagtttATAAGAGTATTGTTTGATATGAAGCCGAAGGTCTCTGTTGAACCGCAACGGTTTTGA